Proteins co-encoded in one Actinomadura luteofluorescens genomic window:
- a CDS encoding AAA family ATPase codes for MAKKRPAQARRQTPQRRTRPAAAKPVNRKAAEEEAEARRPEAMAAVGGEDSLPAPAEPPAGGVDDGAVATEWQKAAEAVALFKQAAERVDETRQALERGTEEAAERLAAIEKDAQELAAQLDLVQKRTGELDEREKRLVEEERELVAARERAKETALAEARKALESTRREVETRQRELAEEHARTRAALGADLEVQRRELAGRTEKLTEERARLREFEVELNARDEDLADARALLIERVEHAVAAAVERAELRSRELEQRCRALQDHTADMEKERDERNRIDRAFGHRPPGDVLKELQELRTENSALRLQRQVPEDVTERLARLQEAERGWREERAVLVADNERLQRQLTGHQITALELERLKVTKEAMEASVGAYRVRVQELHQDIQSLTARKEGESPFPECRAMDAQHDERRDDLLGQVPQLDSFVYWLRNYVAQQYRMFYAEEDLILFLGGLAASRLHLLQGISGIGKTQLPIVFAKALQAETALVPVSADWRTPQDLVGYFNAFERRFYESPFTQALYRAGCPAYADRPFFVVLDEMNLSHPEQYFSEVLYQIGQTRKPDGAPPSLELMTTEVQPAPRGLVDGRKLVIPPNVWFIGTANHDETTVAFADKTYDRSHVLELPARPQMFEPDPVPPLPAPPSLGALEAAFERARRTHAQAAQSVFAFLDGELRDRLFRDFRISSGSRTMKYLEAFVPVVCAAGGGQGQAADHAFATRVLRKLRGRFEIPFDLIQGLRDDLPGLWAPFGTVPHRSLERLDEEIHLRRGV; via the coding sequence ATGGCCAAGAAGCGCCCCGCCCAGGCGCGTCGGCAGACGCCCCAGCGCCGGACCAGGCCGGCCGCCGCCAAGCCGGTGAATCGGAAGGCGGCCGAGGAGGAGGCCGAAGCGCGACGTCCCGAGGCGATGGCCGCCGTCGGAGGTGAGGACTCTCTGCCCGCGCCCGCGGAGCCCCCGGCCGGCGGAGTGGACGACGGGGCGGTCGCCACCGAATGGCAGAAGGCCGCCGAGGCCGTGGCCCTGTTCAAGCAGGCCGCCGAGCGTGTGGACGAGACGCGGCAGGCCCTGGAGCGAGGAACCGAGGAGGCGGCCGAGCGTCTCGCCGCCATCGAGAAGGACGCTCAGGAACTGGCCGCGCAACTGGACCTCGTCCAGAAGAGGACCGGCGAACTCGACGAGCGGGAGAAGCGGCTGGTCGAAGAGGAGCGCGAACTCGTCGCCGCCAGGGAACGAGCGAAGGAGACCGCGCTCGCCGAAGCCCGGAAGGCGCTGGAGAGCACCCGGCGAGAAGTCGAGACCCGGCAGCGCGAGCTGGCGGAGGAGCACGCCCGCACCCGCGCCGCGCTCGGCGCCGATCTCGAAGTGCAGCGCCGGGAACTGGCCGGGCGGACGGAGAAGCTCACCGAGGAGCGGGCGCGCCTGCGGGAGTTCGAGGTCGAGCTGAACGCCCGGGACGAGGACCTGGCCGATGCGCGCGCGCTGCTGATCGAACGCGTGGAGCACGCCGTCGCCGCGGCCGTGGAACGGGCCGAGCTGCGGTCCAGGGAGCTGGAACAGCGCTGCAGGGCGCTCCAGGATCACACCGCCGACATGGAGAAGGAGCGCGACGAGCGGAACCGCATCGACCGGGCCTTCGGTCATCGGCCGCCCGGCGATGTGCTGAAGGAGCTGCAGGAGCTGCGGACCGAGAACTCCGCCCTCCGCCTCCAGCGCCAGGTGCCCGAGGACGTGACGGAACGGCTCGCCAGGCTCCAGGAGGCGGAGCGCGGCTGGCGGGAGGAGCGCGCGGTGCTCGTCGCGGACAACGAGCGGTTGCAGCGGCAGCTCACCGGCCATCAGATCACCGCCCTGGAGCTCGAGCGGCTCAAGGTCACCAAGGAGGCCATGGAGGCCTCGGTCGGCGCCTACCGCGTCCGCGTCCAGGAACTGCACCAGGACATCCAGAGCCTGACGGCGCGGAAGGAGGGCGAGTCGCCCTTCCCCGAGTGCCGCGCGATGGACGCGCAGCACGACGAGAGGCGCGACGACCTTCTGGGCCAGGTCCCGCAGCTGGACAGTTTCGTCTACTGGCTCCGGAACTATGTCGCCCAGCAGTACCGCATGTTCTACGCCGAGGAGGACCTGATCCTCTTCCTCGGAGGGCTGGCCGCGTCGCGGCTGCATCTCCTCCAGGGGATCAGCGGCATCGGCAAGACGCAGCTGCCGATCGTCTTCGCCAAGGCCCTCCAGGCCGAGACCGCTCTCGTCCCGGTGAGCGCCGACTGGCGCACCCCGCAGGATCTCGTTGGGTACTTCAACGCCTTCGAGCGCAGGTTCTACGAGTCGCCCTTCACCCAGGCGCTCTACCGGGCCGGATGCCCCGCCTACGCCGACCGTCCGTTCTTCGTCGTACTGGACGAGATGAACCTGTCGCACCCGGAGCAGTACTTCAGCGAGGTCCTGTACCAGATAGGACAGACGAGGAAGCCGGACGGCGCCCCGCCCAGCCTGGAGCTCATGACGACCGAGGTCCAGCCGGCCCCCCGAGGGCTCGTGGACGGCCGCAAGCTCGTCATCCCGCCGAACGTGTGGTTCATCGGCACGGCCAACCACGACGAGACGACGGTGGCCTTCGCCGACAAGACCTACGACCGTTCGCACGTGCTGGAACTCCCCGCCCGCCCCCAGATGTTCGAACCGGACCCCGTCCCGCCGCTGCCGGCTCCGCCGTCGCTCGGCGCCCTCGAAGCGGCTTTCGAGCGCGCCCGCCGGACGCATGCGCAGGCCGCGCAGAGCGTGTTCGCCTTCCTGGACGGCGAGCTGCGGGACCGCCTCTTCCGGGACTTCCGGATCTCGTCCGGGTCCCGGACCATGAAGTACCTGGAGGCGTTCGTCCCGGTCGTGTGCGCGGCGGGCGGCGGCCAGGGGCAGGCGGCCGACCACGCGTTCGCGACCCGCGTCCTGCGCAAGCTGCGCGGCCGGTTCGAGATCCCGTTCGATCTGATCCAGGGACTCCGCGACGATCTGCCCGGGCTCTGGGCGCCGTTCGGCACCGTCCCGCACAGGTCGCTCGAACGGCTCGACGAGGAGATCCATCTGCGGAGGGGCGTCTGA